From a single Gimesia fumaroli genomic region:
- a CDS encoding phosphatidylinositol-specific phospholipase C/glycerophosphodiester phosphodiesterase family protein encodes MFYSKLFSVFLLALACYESIGLAEHQAKAPQFRAHAHNDYYHSRPLLDALDNGFWSVEADIFLVDGELLVGHSRSELSRERTLQKLYLNPLKEYFQNHPLKTDEKSPPFTLLVDIKTNGEEVYPVLREQLQKYKTLLCTFKDGKIIRGPVQVVISGDRPVKMIEADNPRYVGIDGRLSDLDSDKPSHLMPLISDRWTSHFQYRGKGQMPKAERARLNKIVKQAHAAGRRVRFWATPESEEMWQELVAADVDHINTDQLEKLNAFLSQPTNEH; translated from the coding sequence ATGTTCTACTCAAAATTGTTCTCGGTTTTTCTGCTGGCGCTTGCCTGTTACGAGTCGATTGGTCTGGCAGAGCATCAGGCGAAGGCACCGCAATTTCGTGCTCATGCTCATAATGACTACTACCATAGTCGACCTCTGTTGGATGCTCTGGACAACGGCTTCTGGTCCGTGGAAGCAGATATTTTTCTGGTCGATGGAGAACTGCTCGTTGGTCATAGTCGTTCCGAGTTATCCCGAGAACGCACACTCCAAAAGCTGTATCTCAATCCGTTAAAAGAATACTTCCAGAACCATCCTCTGAAAACAGATGAGAAATCCCCGCCGTTCACCTTGCTGGTCGACATCAAAACAAACGGCGAAGAAGTTTATCCAGTACTGCGAGAACAACTTCAGAAATACAAAACGCTACTCTGCACTTTTAAAGACGGGAAAATAATACGGGGTCCGGTGCAGGTTGTGATCTCGGGGGATCGACCTGTTAAAATGATCGAAGCAGACAATCCACGATACGTTGGAATCGATGGCCGCCTGAGTGACTTGGACTCTGATAAACCATCCCACCTGATGCCACTGATCAGCGACCGCTGGACATCACATTTTCAATACCGAGGAAAGGGTCAAATGCCCAAGGCTGAGCGGGCCAGACTGAATAAAATTGTCAAGCAGGCGCATGCGGCGGGACGTCGCGTTCGATTCTGGGCGACGCCGGAGTCTGAAGAAATGTGGCAGGAACTGGTTGCTGCAGATGTAGACCACATCAATACAGACCAACTTGAAAAGCTGAATGCCTTCTTGTCACAACCAACGAATGAACATTAG
- a CDS encoding BlaI/MecI/CopY family transcriptional regulator encodes MARPGSEHPTKLELEILKILWEESPLPVREVRAKLETDADRPLAHSSVITTLNIMYDKGLLRRKKDGKSFLFSPKVKKENVAGNFMGDLLSRLFDGSPSAMMLNLLETTDINSSELAELRKLIARKEKGQSK; translated from the coding sequence ATGGCGCGCCCCGGCTCAGAACACCCGACAAAACTGGAATTGGAGATCCTGAAGATTTTATGGGAGGAATCTCCGCTCCCCGTTCGTGAGGTGCGTGCGAAACTCGAAACGGACGCTGATCGGCCGCTGGCACATAGTTCGGTGATTACGACTTTGAATATCATGTACGACAAAGGTCTGTTACGGCGGAAGAAGGATGGCAAGTCGTTCCTGTTCTCTCCCAAAGTAAAGAAGGAGAATGTGGCGGGAAATTTCATGGGAGATTTATTATCGCGTTTATTCGATGGTTCCCCTTCCGCCATGATGCTCAATTTGCTGGAAACAACCGACATCAATTCCAGCGAACTTGCTGAACTTCGAAAGCTGATTGCACGCAAAGAAAAGGGGCAGTCGAAATGA
- a CDS encoding YaiI/YqxD family protein codes for MKIWVDADACPGEIKELLFRAAERTNTRMTLVANQPLRIPRSKLIDSLLVPPGLNVADQRIVELVQPGDLVITADIPLAADVVAKNAQALNPRGTLYTDANIGAILASRDLMDDLRGEGVITGGPSNFNAKDRQAFANQLDRWLTASKK; via the coding sequence ATGAAAATCTGGGTAGACGCGGATGCCTGTCCGGGCGAAATTAAAGAGTTGTTATTTCGCGCTGCAGAACGCACCAACACCAGAATGACGCTTGTCGCGAACCAGCCCCTGCGAATACCGCGCTCCAAGTTGATCGACAGCCTGCTCGTTCCCCCCGGATTAAATGTCGCCGATCAACGCATCGTCGAATTGGTTCAACCCGGCGATCTGGTGATTACCGCCGATATTCCACTCGCTGCTGATGTCGTCGCAAAAAATGCTCAGGCTCTGAATCCGCGAGGCACACTTTATACCGATGCGAATATCGGCGCCATACTGGCTTCGCGAGACTTAATGGATGATCTGCGCGGCGAAGGGGTGATCACGGGCGGTCCCAGTAACTTCAATGCTAAAGATCGTCAGGCCTTCGCCAATCAACTCGACCGCTGGCTGACCGCATCGAAAAAATAA
- a CDS encoding M56 family metallopeptidase, whose amino-acid sequence MIGQTLIDPAFSARLCLTLLHSVWQFAVILTAVWCLEQFRINHRVERRYAINVAALLVGLLAVPLTYSMTGASRSFDIVAQKSRPISSQPEVLSDSERPRHQAASPALVDVPIRETPLTYSSEIKSSDRESEVPVARTEWIQISPWVIVLYFLVAGLMFCRLFRSMLYINRLCLSAEKLETGSAVDSLRKLTKRWPLKNMPELSLSEHVLVPAVVGLIRPTILLPTSIISGLTPQQLELILAHELAHIYRYDMWVNLLQRLSEALLFFNPSLWFLSRRISRLREYCCDELTCLDECQPQFERKVHYATALLRVVELSEYDQERQRELMALAVDGPAPSEIRRRVARLFGEPLREPLRVRRSMFCALIALLLIGGPAIWSTYAEKTAAPELVQQEAEVKTGADSTQPYSLSGNVEVLSIGTYAETPQRWWDTEGTALSPRPYRVHGVSIPVNENQIGRQLVFRVKNLPQNAKLSWTVSNKEPAGSAFVALKGEERSKGYYAQVFAANQDLKSVDLRVGLANGKWETKIKMDADNSFGDIGLTESALRQNQPIVYHAQMSGPFTQQGDIVVVAMHDIQDREIRIVAIDKQGEIHRSGMRSNTSFTQGAYSIYKARFGDLKLEQLDRFEFQSRPFEYLEIKNLPLNPQAKQKTAENNTAAANSPSPAESAMVSGRIVLEDGSPATTKGYLYYKRKGSVGTINQYVDRFSTKFLPGKTWLRYIAEGYAPVLVGPLELKSGEQRDDVTIVLKPGFSHLLRVQNEKQEPIAGATVSAGPEWFGHASGGGQKQTTNANGASLLEHLADQNYTIYVSAPGYEPLQARAQDLRSQKETTLTLTPTPKTTGVVVDTAGKPLVGANLFLRDKIDQGGGSFSYSESIKTARGRYWGKLITTTDAQGRFELAELSKNADYLFVIEAKNGARVIVKDFQPGQTKRIVIPKRHDLIVKIKGDLSQLTQIKGKAYVALRQTAVLLLNPGTRNQIRYTGSIGADVQIEPTDEGGIAKFLGLAMDLNAGNEKQRVSVSLNYPSGPVKTVDIDSTQETRVEFDLSQLPESEGNKGEATTPKVEENKRKPAAQIKKKINADTSIPVKKPPAAKLSFVIAKHVILLEGKEIITWDEIDDLFKTLPDTSLIRPAFYFTRGTMLSDGYQAAKAKMWELTRKYKFAGHSEGSLWPRTDFRYDQIKTAADLKPDPQNKMIGTIVDQKGTPIEDAEVALILPVDSSISYQAYHVVLVLGRIRNRLEHVMTLSDSKGQFDLYPANEEKFYLLALHPDAGFSLVRNDQIPADRKIKLLPWAGLKTELGKVPNEIQTVNLTNRIDANLGWPEIVFNQYWDDLPQEVKEMGFVYNQIPPLYRATISRSFKQPDGGGISLPGASVNMMPGEKRELGLGPLSEQQSLQLELMRESSRERRRKFEEKTKVK is encoded by the coding sequence ATGATCGGTCAGACTTTGATAGATCCCGCATTCAGTGCCCGGCTTTGTTTGACTCTATTGCATTCGGTCTGGCAATTTGCGGTGATTCTGACAGCCGTCTGGTGCCTGGAACAGTTCCGGATTAACCATCGTGTCGAGCGGCGTTATGCGATCAATGTCGCTGCACTACTGGTGGGACTATTGGCGGTACCGTTGACTTATTCGATGACGGGAGCGTCGCGCAGTTTCGATATCGTTGCTCAGAAATCGAGACCAATTTCGTCGCAACCGGAGGTCTTGTCGGATTCAGAACGCCCCAGACATCAAGCCGCATCCCCGGCATTGGTCGATGTTCCAATAAGAGAAACACCGCTGACTTATTCCTCTGAAATAAAGTCAAGCGACCGTGAGTCTGAGGTTCCGGTCGCCAGAACGGAATGGATTCAGATCAGTCCCTGGGTCATTGTCCTGTATTTTCTGGTAGCGGGCTTGATGTTTTGCAGGCTGTTCCGATCGATGTTGTATATTAACCGTCTCTGTCTCTCTGCGGAGAAACTCGAAACCGGCTCGGCTGTCGACTCCCTGCGAAAGCTCACCAAACGCTGGCCTCTGAAGAATATGCCAGAATTGTCATTGAGCGAGCACGTTCTCGTTCCTGCAGTCGTGGGGCTGATACGCCCCACAATACTTTTGCCGACATCCATCATCAGCGGATTAACGCCTCAACAGCTGGAATTGATTCTGGCACATGAACTGGCACATATCTATCGGTATGACATGTGGGTCAATCTGTTACAGCGTCTGTCAGAAGCGTTATTGTTTTTTAATCCGTCTCTCTGGTTCTTAAGCCGTCGGATCAGCCGGCTTCGTGAATATTGCTGTGATGAACTGACTTGTCTGGATGAGTGCCAGCCCCAATTCGAACGAAAAGTTCATTACGCGACCGCTTTATTGAGAGTCGTTGAACTGTCCGAATATGATCAGGAGCGGCAACGGGAACTGATGGCATTGGCCGTGGATGGGCCTGCCCCTTCTGAGATCCGTCGACGTGTGGCGCGATTGTTCGGCGAACCACTCCGAGAGCCACTTCGGGTGCGTCGCAGCATGTTTTGTGCGTTGATCGCACTGCTGCTGATCGGCGGTCCTGCCATCTGGTCAACGTACGCCGAGAAAACGGCGGCGCCAGAATTGGTGCAGCAGGAAGCAGAAGTAAAAACGGGAGCAGATTCAACCCAGCCCTATTCTCTGAGTGGCAATGTCGAAGTCCTTTCGATCGGGACTTATGCAGAAACGCCGCAGCGCTGGTGGGATACTGAAGGTACTGCACTGTCACCGCGTCCGTATCGGGTGCATGGTGTATCTATCCCCGTGAATGAAAATCAAATTGGTCGGCAACTCGTATTTCGTGTGAAAAACCTGCCTCAAAATGCGAAGCTCAGCTGGACCGTTTCTAACAAAGAACCAGCTGGCAGTGCATTTGTCGCTTTAAAGGGAGAAGAAAGATCCAAAGGGTATTATGCCCAGGTCTTTGCCGCGAATCAGGACCTGAAGTCAGTTGATTTGCGTGTGGGTCTTGCCAATGGCAAGTGGGAAACCAAAATCAAAATGGACGCGGATAATAGCTTTGGGGATATAGGGCTCACCGAATCCGCTTTACGACAGAATCAGCCGATCGTGTATCACGCACAGATGTCGGGGCCCTTTACCCAGCAGGGTGATATTGTTGTGGTTGCTATGCATGATATCCAGGACCGCGAAATTCGAATCGTCGCTATCGACAAGCAAGGTGAAATTCATCGCTCCGGCATGAGATCAAATACGAGCTTCACTCAGGGAGCCTACTCTATCTACAAGGCACGTTTCGGTGACCTGAAACTTGAACAACTGGATCGCTTCGAATTTCAGAGCAGACCGTTTGAGTATCTCGAAATCAAGAACCTGCCGTTGAATCCACAAGCAAAACAGAAGACGGCAGAAAATAACACCGCGGCAGCTAACTCTCCTTCGCCTGCTGAGAGTGCTATGGTATCAGGGCGGATCGTTCTTGAGGATGGATCACCGGCAACCACAAAAGGTTATCTGTACTACAAAAGAAAAGGCAGCGTAGGAACTATCAATCAGTATGTGGACCGCTTCTCAACGAAATTTCTCCCAGGGAAGACCTGGTTGAGATATATCGCCGAAGGTTATGCTCCCGTGCTCGTCGGGCCTTTGGAATTAAAATCGGGGGAACAGCGTGATGATGTCACGATTGTCCTCAAACCGGGGTTCTCACATTTATTGCGCGTACAAAATGAGAAACAGGAACCGATCGCAGGAGCCACGGTTTCTGCAGGTCCTGAATGGTTTGGGCACGCAAGTGGTGGAGGTCAGAAACAGACGACCAATGCAAATGGGGCGTCATTGCTGGAGCATCTGGCTGATCAGAACTATACAATTTATGTGTCAGCACCGGGGTATGAACCGTTACAGGCCAGGGCTCAGGATTTACGTTCACAAAAAGAGACGACATTGACGCTGACTCCCACTCCGAAAACCACAGGTGTGGTCGTAGATACCGCAGGCAAACCATTGGTGGGCGCCAATCTGTTTCTCAGAGATAAAATTGATCAGGGAGGAGGTTCCTTCAGTTATTCTGAATCGATCAAAACAGCGAGAGGACGTTACTGGGGAAAACTGATCACAACCACTGATGCGCAAGGCCGTTTTGAACTGGCAGAGCTTTCAAAAAATGCAGACTATCTATTTGTAATCGAAGCAAAAAACGGAGCCCGCGTGATTGTTAAGGATTTTCAGCCTGGTCAAACCAAGCGGATTGTCATTCCGAAACGCCACGATCTCATCGTCAAAATCAAAGGCGACTTGAGTCAACTGACACAGATCAAAGGAAAAGCCTATGTCGCTCTGCGACAGACGGCTGTTCTGCTTTTGAATCCAGGCACGCGTAATCAGATTCGCTATACTGGATCAATTGGCGCGGATGTTCAAATTGAACCGACTGATGAGGGGGGCATTGCCAAATTTCTAGGACTGGCGATGGACCTCAATGCAGGTAACGAAAAACAGCGGGTGAGCGTTTCTTTGAATTATCCCTCTGGTCCTGTGAAGACTGTGGACATTGATTCCACTCAAGAGACGCGTGTGGAGTTCGATTTGTCACAACTGCCAGAGAGTGAAGGTAACAAGGGAGAAGCCACAACTCCCAAAGTTGAGGAGAACAAAAGAAAACCCGCTGCTCAGATCAAAAAGAAAATCAATGCAGACACATCTATTCCAGTAAAGAAGCCTCCTGCTGCCAAGTTGTCTTTTGTCATCGCAAAACATGTCATTCTACTGGAAGGTAAGGAGATCATCACTTGGGATGAAATCGACGATTTATTCAAAACGCTACCTGACACATCCCTCATCAGACCTGCGTTTTATTTTACTCGTGGGACTATGTTATCCGATGGGTATCAAGCAGCAAAAGCAAAAATGTGGGAACTGACGCGCAAGTATAAGTTTGCGGGACACAGTGAAGGGAGCCTGTGGCCGCGGACCGACTTTCGTTATGACCAGATCAAAACGGCCGCCGATTTAAAACCCGATCCTCAAAACAAAATGATCGGCACAATCGTCGATCAAAAGGGGACGCCCATCGAAGATGCTGAGGTAGCTTTAATCTTACCCGTCGATTCCTCCATCTCCTATCAGGCCTATCACGTCGTCCTGGTACTGGGACGAATTCGCAATCGGCTCGAACACGTCATGACACTGTCTGACTCCAAGGGGCAATTTGATCTTTATCCAGCCAATGAGGAAAAGTTCTATTTACTCGCATTGCACCCCGATGCTGGTTTTTCGCTTGTCCGCAACGATCAGATTCCCGCAGATCGAAAAATTAAACTACTTCCCTGGGCTGGCCTGAAAACCGAACTGGGGAAAGTTCCCAACGAAATACAGACAGTAAATCTGACCAATCGAATTGATGCGAACCTGGGCTGGCCTGAGATTGTGTTCAACCAGTATTGGGACGACTTGCCTCAAGAGGTGAAAGAAATGGGTTTTGTCTATAACCAGATTCCTCCCCTCTATCGGGCCACCATCAGTCGCAGTTTCAAACAACCAGATGGCGGCGGCATTTCGCTACCCGGTGCGTCCGTCAACATGATGCCCGGCGAAAAACGAGAGCTTGGCTTAGGCCCCCTGTCCGAACAACAGAGTCTGCAGCTGGAATTGATGCGTGAATCATCCCGCGAGCGGCGTCGCAAGTTTGAAGAAAAAACGAAGGTTAAGTAG
- a CDS encoding DUF1559 domain-containing protein: protein MFRNQSRLKNRTGFTLIELLVVIAIIAILIALLLPAVQQAREAARRSSCKNNMKQLGLAIHSYAETHSAIAPGGTCSRDYGYASWGPCSYSSGWSATALMLPYFDQANLYNQLEFENPPKDFWSTSGGTANRAVTNVRLAPLQCPSDLEISNNKRQTSYLPVSGSHQVANPGSPANGLKGGLFWTEKLKFKDVTDGLSNTLAYGEMSHQDKYWNQGGSAVGSDCLADSSNNGSNPLTYRGKDWSTKEGRNYIVMGRPPNHPAADCQRDGNCPHCPGTVNGPAYALPMRSMHTGGSHGLLADGSVRFLSDNLDRSICRALGTRAGGEVLGEY, encoded by the coding sequence ATGTTTAGAAACCAAAGTCGACTAAAGAACCGAACTGGCTTTACACTGATTGAACTTCTGGTTGTGATCGCCATCATCGCGATCCTGATTGCTCTCTTGTTGCCGGCTGTGCAACAGGCACGCGAAGCAGCGCGGCGGAGCAGTTGTAAGAATAATATGAAACAACTCGGCCTGGCTATTCATAGTTATGCGGAAACACATAGTGCGATCGCTCCCGGCGGAACCTGCTCGCGGGACTATGGTTATGCATCGTGGGGGCCTTGCAGTTATTCGAGTGGCTGGAGCGCGACGGCGTTGATGCTGCCCTACTTTGATCAGGCGAATCTTTACAATCAACTTGAATTTGAAAATCCGCCTAAGGACTTCTGGTCGACTTCCGGGGGGACTGCGAATCGTGCGGTTACGAATGTGAGGCTGGCGCCTCTGCAGTGCCCTTCTGATTTAGAGATCTCCAATAATAAACGACAGACATCCTATCTGCCGGTTTCTGGTTCGCATCAGGTTGCCAATCCGGGGAGTCCTGCCAATGGTTTGAAAGGCGGGTTGTTCTGGACAGAGAAACTCAAATTTAAAGACGTGACTGATGGGCTGTCGAATACGCTGGCGTATGGTGAGATGAGTCATCAGGATAAATACTGGAATCAGGGTGGTTCAGCCGTAGGCAGTGACTGCCTGGCAGACTCTTCCAATAACGGCTCGAACCCGCTGACGTATCGAGGAAAAGACTGGTCGACGAAAGAAGGCCGGAACTACATTGTTATGGGACGTCCGCCCAATCACCCGGCTGCTGACTGCCAGCGTGATGGGAATTGCCCCCACTGTCCCGGTACGGTAAACGGTCCCGCTTATGCATTGCCGATGCGGAGTATGCATACGGGGGGCTCGCATGGTTTACTGGCCGATGGCTCGGTTCGATTTCTAAGTGATAATCTGGATCGATCAATCTGCCGTGCACTGGGCACACGCGCGGGGGGTGAAGTGCTGGGAGAATACTGA
- a CDS encoding sulfatase-like hydrolase/transferase: protein MRVIPVKHLFFLFLIFLAQPLSATEHPNIVLVFIDDMGWGDFSCFGNTKASTPHIDSLAKEGIRFEQFYVNSPICSPSRVAISTGQYPHRHRISSYLASRKKNQTRGIANWLDPTAPMLARFLKQAGYATAHCGKWHMGGQRDVNDAPAITTYGFDVSLTNFEGMGAKLLPLTEVPLKTGGVKKGRIWQDATRLGEPVEWMLRSMITGGFADKAVAFIDQSQMNQRPFYINVWPDDVHTPLFPSVGNWADSQRGLYLSVLEEMDQQLSRLFDRIRKDDLLRNNTLILVCSDNGPEKNAGSAGPFRGLKATLFEGGIRSPLIVWGPGFIAPPQRGTINKTSVFAAIDLVPSLLDLAGVSAPKAVHFDGEDLAKTLIGKSHQSRSAPLFFRRPPDRKEFRHLKNLPDLAVREGKWKLLCDYDGKRPQLYDLQTDPGEAINLAGQNPELTRRLIKEILAWNATMPADAGNPNFKLTHKNAEQKQTK, encoded by the coding sequence ATGAGAGTCATACCAGTGAAGCATCTTTTCTTTCTCTTCCTGATCTTTCTGGCACAGCCACTGTCGGCTACCGAACATCCCAATATCGTACTCGTGTTTATCGATGACATGGGCTGGGGCGACTTTTCCTGTTTTGGCAATACAAAAGCCAGCACTCCCCACATTGACAGTCTTGCCAAAGAAGGCATCCGCTTCGAACAGTTTTATGTCAATTCACCGATCTGCTCTCCCTCCCGCGTGGCGATCTCAACGGGGCAGTATCCGCATCGTCACAGGATCAGTTCTTATCTGGCCAGCCGCAAAAAAAATCAAACTCGGGGAATCGCAAACTGGCTCGATCCAACGGCACCGATGCTGGCCCGATTTCTGAAACAGGCCGGCTATGCGACTGCGCATTGCGGGAAATGGCACATGGGCGGACAACGGGACGTGAACGATGCGCCCGCCATTACCACGTACGGCTTTGATGTTTCACTGACGAACTTCGAGGGCATGGGAGCGAAGCTGCTGCCTTTGACCGAAGTGCCTCTCAAAACGGGAGGGGTGAAGAAGGGACGCATCTGGCAGGACGCCACCCGTCTGGGCGAACCGGTCGAGTGGATGCTGCGTTCCATGATCACCGGTGGTTTCGCCGACAAAGCAGTCGCGTTCATTGATCAGTCTCAAATGAATCAGCGGCCGTTCTATATTAATGTCTGGCCCGATGACGTGCATACGCCTCTGTTTCCTTCCGTCGGGAACTGGGCAGACTCTCAGCGGGGGCTCTATCTGTCCGTTCTGGAAGAGATGGACCAGCAACTGTCGCGGCTCTTTGATCGCATTCGGAAAGATGATTTATTACGTAACAATACGCTGATTCTCGTCTGCTCGGATAATGGACCTGAAAAAAATGCAGGATCGGCGGGTCCCTTCCGGGGATTGAAGGCAACTCTGTTTGAAGGGGGTATCCGTTCGCCCCTGATTGTCTGGGGGCCCGGTTTCATCGCCCCGCCTCAACGCGGCACGATTAACAAAACCTCTGTCTTCGCCGCCATCGATCTGGTGCCCTCACTGCTGGATCTGGCCGGTGTGTCTGCCCCCAAAGCAGTGCACTTTGATGGGGAAGATCTCGCGAAAACACTGATCGGCAAATCTCACCAGTCCCGATCAGCGCCGCTATTTTTCAGGCGTCCGCCGGATCGGAAAGAATTTCGCCATTTGAAAAATCTACCCGACCTGGCAGTGAGAGAGGGAAAATGGAAACTGCTGTGTGACTACGATGGCAAGCGTCCTCAGCTTTACGACTTGCAAACCGATCCCGGCGAAGCGATAAATCTCGCAGGTCAAAATCCAGAGCTGACCAGGCGGCTGATCAAGGAAATCCTCGCGTGGAATGCCACAATGCCCGCTGACGCCGGCAATCCGAACTTCAAGCTGACACACAAAAACGCTGAACAGAAACAGACAAAGTAA
- a CDS encoding arylsulfatase, whose amino-acid sequence MFVAGQSAPAAAAERPNIILILADDLGYSDLGCYGGEIQTPHIDSLAAGGVRFTQLYNSARCCPTRASLMTGLYPSQAGIGDFTTPRPNKKRGPGYLGRLNNRCATMAEVLKPAGYGCYYVGKWHMHPETGPIKRGFDEFYGYTKGHSHDQYDADYYIRLPQGRKKEIDPPANQYYATDVFNQYALEFIRQGQKSDKPWFLFLGHSSPHFPVQAPAERADKYEATYRRGWDELRAERYDRMQQLGLIDGKHWKLTPRSIVPVDRDDIANGFSGQQNPAWNSLDEARQQDLARRMAVFAAMVEGVDTGVGQIIDHLKKTEDFENTLILFLSDNGACYEWGPFGFDGRSRKGITTLRTGVELRKTGGPGTHQSYGSGWANLGNTPFRLYKHFTHEGGISSPFIAHWPQGIDKSNRWVRDPAHVMDLLPTLIEVAGATYPKQQKGTTITPLEGMSLLPAMRGEQLPERTIGFDHQAAHALRKGDWKIVWSKRMPTEIKWELYNLADDCCELNDLAEKYPERVQAMAAEWETWARHVGVTWNDGKKKRP is encoded by the coding sequence ATGTTCGTCGCAGGGCAGTCCGCTCCCGCTGCTGCCGCAGAGCGACCTAATATCATTCTGATTCTGGCGGATGACCTGGGTTATTCGGATTTAGGCTGTTATGGCGGTGAGATCCAGACGCCTCACATCGACTCGCTGGCGGCTGGCGGCGTCCGCTTTACGCAGCTCTACAACTCGGCACGCTGTTGCCCCACGCGGGCTTCGCTGATGACGGGCCTCTATCCTTCGCAGGCAGGCATTGGTGATTTCACGACACCACGGCCCAACAAAAAACGTGGGCCGGGATATCTGGGACGCTTAAACAATCGCTGTGCCACCATGGCGGAAGTCTTGAAACCTGCCGGCTATGGCTGCTACTACGTCGGCAAGTGGCACATGCATCCGGAAACCGGGCCAATAAAACGGGGCTTCGATGAATTCTATGGATACACGAAAGGCCATTCGCACGATCAATATGATGCGGACTATTACATTCGTTTGCCTCAGGGACGGAAAAAAGAAATCGACCCGCCCGCTAATCAATATTATGCCACCGATGTCTTCAACCAGTACGCGTTGGAGTTCATTCGGCAAGGGCAGAAGAGCGACAAGCCCTGGTTTCTGTTTCTCGGTCATTCTTCGCCTCACTTTCCTGTGCAGGCACCCGCTGAACGTGCTGACAAATACGAAGCAACCTATCGGCGTGGCTGGGACGAGCTCCGTGCGGAACGATATGACCGCATGCAGCAACTCGGCTTGATCGACGGTAAACATTGGAAACTGACTCCCCGTTCCATCGTACCCGTTGATCGTGACGATATCGCCAACGGGTTTTCCGGCCAGCAGAATCCTGCCTGGAATTCATTGGATGAAGCACGCCAGCAAGACCTGGCACGACGCATGGCTGTGTTTGCTGCGATGGTGGAGGGTGTTGATACAGGAGTCGGTCAGATCATTGATCACTTGAAAAAAACAGAGGACTTTGAGAATACTTTAATTCTCTTCCTCAGTGATAACGGCGCCTGTTATGAATGGGGGCCGTTCGGCTTTGATGGTCGCTCCCGAAAAGGGATCACTACCCTGAGAACGGGCGTCGAGCTAAGAAAGACCGGGGGGCCGGGAACCCATCAGTCTTATGGCAGCGGCTGGGCCAATCTGGGAAACACCCCGTTCCGGCTTTACAAACATTTCACGCACGAAGGGGGCATCAGCAGTCCCTTCATCGCGCATTGGCCTCAAGGAATCGATAAGTCAAACCGCTGGGTTCGTGATCCAGCACACGTCATGGATCTGCTGCCCACACTGATCGAGGTCGCGGGAGCAACCTATCCAAAGCAACAAAAGGGAACCACGATAACGCCCCTTGAAGGAATGAGCCTGCTGCCCGCCATGCGCGGCGAACAACTTCCAGAGCGAACAATCGGATTTGATCATCAGGCCGCGCATGCGTTACGGAAAGGGGACTGGAAAATCGTCTGGTCAAAACGAATGCCAACGGAAATCAAGTGGGAACTCTATAATCTGGCTGATGATTGCTGTGAGTTGAACGACCTCGCAGAGAAATATCCCGAGCGCGTGCAAGCGATGGCAGCCGAATGGGAGACCTGGGCGCGGCACGTTGGTGTCACTTGGAATGATGGAAAGAAAAAAAGACCTTAG